A stretch of Nonomuraea africana DNA encodes these proteins:
- a CDS encoding saccharopine dehydrogenase NADP-binding domain-containing protein, translating to MIGLLGATGAVGRTAVQRIAAYGLGPLRVGGRDVAAAADVAGSLPGTAHAVRVDLDDPGQLAAFCDGCRIVVNCAGPTYRVLDTVARAAFAAGADYVDIGGELAAKDALISRAMAGDRTAVFSAGVMPGLSGLLPRLLAKGRPLRRLDVYVGGAAVFTPLSAVDALLTRGPKFGTPMAAWREGRVEPNALAPLQAVRLPGFPVPVHAWPYLTTEAQTLAVDTCADEVRSYNVFVSNRLPEALAAAWAEVDGIDPATLTPHADSVVRASLQDNADFGAFYVMLFTARPRPGTSPGPGRIVLTAIDSYALSGVVMALATRAVFTGSVPAGVHLAAEILDPDATAAELRHDPLVEDLTVM from the coding sequence GTGATCGGGCTGCTCGGCGCCACCGGTGCTGTCGGACGGACGGCCGTGCAGCGCATCGCGGCCTACGGCCTCGGCCCGTTGCGCGTGGGTGGCAGGGATGTGGCAGCCGCCGCCGACGTCGCGGGCTCCCTCCCCGGTACGGCCCACGCCGTGCGCGTGGACCTCGACGATCCCGGCCAACTGGCCGCCTTCTGCGACGGGTGCCGGATCGTGGTCAACTGCGCCGGGCCCACGTACCGGGTACTGGACACCGTGGCCCGCGCCGCATTCGCCGCCGGAGCCGACTACGTGGACATCGGCGGCGAGCTGGCCGCCAAGGACGCGCTCATCAGCCGCGCCATGGCAGGTGACCGGACCGCGGTGTTCTCCGCCGGAGTGATGCCGGGCCTGTCCGGGCTGCTGCCCAGGCTGCTGGCGAAGGGACGCCCGCTGCGCCGCCTCGACGTGTACGTGGGCGGCGCGGCCGTGTTCACACCCCTGTCCGCAGTGGACGCGCTACTGACCAGAGGGCCGAAATTCGGCACGCCGATGGCGGCCTGGCGTGAGGGCCGGGTCGAGCCGAACGCGCTCGCACCGCTGCAGGCAGTGCGGCTGCCGGGCTTCCCCGTCCCCGTGCACGCCTGGCCGTACCTCACCACCGAGGCGCAGACCCTGGCCGTCGACACCTGCGCCGACGAGGTGCGCTCCTACAACGTCTTCGTCTCCAACCGGCTCCCCGAAGCCCTCGCGGCGGCCTGGGCCGAAGTGGACGGCATCGATCCCGCCACGCTCACCCCGCACGCCGACTCCGTAGTGCGCGCCTCACTACAAGACAACGCCGACTTCGGCGCGTTCTACGTCATGCTCTTCACCGCCCGCCCCCGACCGGGTACGTCGCCCGGTCCCGGCCGGATCGTACTCACAGCCATCGACTCCTACGCGCTGAGCGGGGTGGTGATGGCGCTCGCCACTCGCGCCGTGTTCACCGGCTCCGTGCCCGCCGGCGTCCACCTGGCGGCCGAAATCCTGGATCCGGATGCCACCGCTGCCGAGCTGCGCCATGATCCACTGGTCGAAGACCTCACGGTCATGTGA
- a CDS encoding epoxide hydrolase family protein, protein MRPFRVEIPQACLDDLADRLARTRFTRPLPGKDHGVPADRLRRLVAYWREEYDWRAWEARINAHPQFTTEIDGLDVHFLHIRSARPDAFPLILTHGWPMSVVEYLPVIAPLSDAFDLVIPSIPGFGFSGTPREPGWNRRRIARAWAELMRRLGYERYGVHGNDVGSLISVELGRLDPEHVAGVHVTQIFSLPSGDRAELAALGEDDLARVRSLERFMAERGAYLRLQSTQPQTLAHALADSPAGQLAWNLQLFGDSVSDDYILTNATIYWLTDTSGTAALTGYYGNEQPAEPTSFPLGVAHFADDFFPSIQALAERDHKAIVHWSEFDRGGHHAAQEAPQLLADDIRAFFAAAEGSR, encoded by the coding sequence ATGCGGCCGTTTCGCGTGGAGATACCGCAAGCCTGCCTGGACGACCTGGCCGATCGCCTGGCCCGGACCCGGTTCACCCGTCCGCTGCCCGGCAAGGATCACGGCGTGCCCGCCGACCGTCTCAGGAGGCTGGTGGCGTACTGGCGCGAGGAGTACGACTGGCGGGCATGGGAGGCGCGGATCAACGCCCACCCGCAGTTCACCACCGAGATCGACGGGCTGGACGTTCATTTCCTGCACATCCGCTCAGCCCGGCCTGATGCCTTCCCGCTGATCCTCACGCACGGCTGGCCCATGTCGGTCGTGGAGTACCTGCCCGTCATAGCGCCGCTGAGCGACGCGTTCGACCTCGTCATCCCCTCGATCCCCGGATTCGGGTTCTCCGGTACGCCGCGTGAGCCGGGCTGGAACCGCCGTCGTATCGCCAGGGCGTGGGCCGAGCTGATGCGGCGGCTGGGCTATGAGCGATACGGCGTACACGGCAACGACGTCGGCTCTCTCATCTCGGTGGAGCTGGGCCGCCTCGACCCCGAGCACGTCGCCGGAGTCCACGTCACCCAGATATTCTCCCTACCCTCCGGCGATCGGGCGGAGCTGGCGGCACTAGGGGAGGACGATCTGGCGCGAGTACGCTCCCTGGAGCGTTTCATGGCCGAAAGGGGCGCCTACCTCAGGCTGCAGTCCACCCAGCCACAGACGCTCGCACACGCGCTGGCCGACTCGCCGGCCGGTCAGCTCGCCTGGAACCTGCAGTTGTTCGGCGATTCGGTGAGCGACGACTACATCCTGACCAACGCGACGATCTACTGGCTGACCGATACCTCGGGCACTGCGGCCTTGACCGGCTACTACGGAAACGAGCAGCCAGCCGAGCCGACATCGTTCCCGCTCGGCGTGGCCCACTTCGCCGACGACTTCTTCCCTTCCATCCAAGCCCTCGCCGAGCGTGATCACAAAGCGATCGTGCACTGGAGCGAATTCGATCGAGGCGGACACCATGCCGCGCAAGAGGCGCCCCAACTCCTCGCCGACGACATCCGCGCGTTCTTCGCCGCTGCCGAGGGGTCCCGGTAG